The window GTGGCGGGGGTGGCGAGGCGTCTTCTTGGTCGCGGGGCGGCTGGGCGGTGGGGGAAGCGGCGGCGGGAACCAGTTTGCtccccggcggcggcggacgactgGGTCATGGGCGGTGTTGCTGGGCGGATGTGATGACGGCGGCAGCTGGAAGAGTAGCCGGCAAAATGGACGACGGCGTCGGTGACGGAGGAGGCGGGGGCGAGGGTTACTTGTTGGCCGAGAGGAAGGGAGGCCAATGTGCCACAGACCAACAGGCCCGGGGACAGGAGTAGGCGAGCGCGCGCGCGTCCGtcgcgtgtccgcgccgacgcaaatcaggcTAAAAATGAACCGAgaatgggtcgcccgcggacgaaaaacggacgcgcgtccgtttggttcGTTTGGGTCAACGCGTTAGGCCGCATTTTCTATCCAcgccgatccaaacggacggcCGCGGACGAAATGGATCGCCCCGTTGAAGTTGCTCTAGTGCCGTCTGATGGCCGTGGATATCGGTGCCGATACATAGTAGTACCTGGCAACGATACTCTATAGGATCTAATGCGATGGCAGAGATACTGATCGTGGAGTCCTAGATAACTCCTGCTATCTCCATAGGAGCCATGTGCGAGAGAACCCGGACGGACCCCCTTCACGGTCGCACAGTACTCCAAGACCCTTTTGATCTCGCCAAAAAAAAGTACTCACAAGACCCACGACCACGTACAGTCAGTCACCCGTGAGGAAACAGGAAATGCAAGATATCTGCCCGTACATGCGTGACAAACAGCACGGGCGGGGACGAAGGCTTGCGCCGCCAATGGCCCACCCAACACCAAACCTAGGTCCAAGGGTGTACAATCGCCTCAGCAGGATCATGCCAGAGGCAGCAACAGCAACACACATTCCGTTTAGGTATACACTTGCTACACAGCGCTCCGTTTCAAGTGCACAAGTGCTGATTTGTTGCATAAAACTCATGCTGTGGGTAACAGCGACACACAGTCCTGCTTTGTCGACGGCATCGACGAGGCAGAGAAACCGTCGCAGCTAACACATTGACAACGTGTTTCTGCTCTCAGCTGTCGCCGCTTGGTTCATCGTCCTCGTCTAGGTTGATGCCGGAGATACTCATCTTCCCCGTGTTTACTGCAGTGCAAAGCCAGAACCAATGAGCTAATAGCTTCTCTCTCATCTCTCAAAAGATAAATGAATGAGCTAATAGGACAGACATCAGGAATCCACACACACAGTTGTTTATAGTGCAGACTTGTTAGCAAATGGGCCAGCCTATTGTTGTTCAGTAACTCAGTATCCATGCTTActaatgccatccactatggatagATTCGTGATCAAGGCTTCTTGTTTATTCACGCAGAAATTTTAGTACTCCATGCTTACCAACTGCGTCCAGTCCGCAAAGATTTGGCATATACTTGCTAATATGTTCTTCAGCGGCTTTATCAGCCTTCAGCGTCTCGCATTCGAAAGAGACCAAGACTTTCTTATTCCCATGTTTCTTTTGAACCAGTCCAACAACGTCATCTTCCCATCTGCAAGGGATAGTGTTTGCATAAGGAGAACAGCACAAAACAACATTATAAACAGTAACTAATACTACTTCACAGCATCAGCAGCACTATCCTTCACCCACTAGTGAAAATAATCTTTTATCAAGCAACACAGCAAATACTAAACAATCCAGAATCAAATTCCAACCATATGTGTTATGTTACGTATGTACATATAGTTCATAACCCATGCAGCACGAATTTAAGAAGAGGATCCACATAATCTCTCAAGTAGCTAGTTTTATCCTTTAAACTTGGAAGCGTCCAGCAATTAGGTAGTTTATCCTTTAAACTATGATGAGTCCATATCGGTAAGATTGAGAGTTCAAGTCTAGATCTGACTTGTGGATCAAGTCATCCTAAATAATAGGACTGTAATGTACTCTCGGACGTAAGCAAGAAAATAGACCAATAGTTCATCTACTTTGCCTCCCGTCCCGGGGCGACAGCCCCTCCTGTACCTCTCCTCAAAACCCAAGTTCATAACAATACACTTGAGAGTTGAACATGAAATCACTAAGGCTACTTTGTTCAAAGAAAAGAACATTGAACACCTCATAAGTTGGCCTTCACAGAAAAAAAGGGGAGGGACTTGAATTTGTATACAGTAAATAGAGACTAAAGCATTAACTCAATAAACGACTAAAGAGTTTAGTTTGTGTCTATTCATACAGGTAACGCTTGATTTATGGCTGCTTAGTGGCATGATGAAGACGTAAACTTGTCGCCATGCCGGTCATGACTCATGATACATTTGACAATACCAAACCATCTAGATTACACCAAAATTTATTTTGGATACCCAAATTTTTGGTCGAGCAAACCTAGGCTCAAACCAAACACATCCTGAAGGCCAGAACATTTATAGATCATGGCAAAGAGATACTACAGAGGTATGCGCAGCTCCATGCCAGTGAGGCAAGGCAATTTTCACAGTATCACAAAATAAGACAATGATAAATTAAATTGTGTTTTGGCCTTAATTAAtcacttgcaaatagagatacccAAAATAGCGTACAAGGACCAATAATCCAATATACCCTGTTTCATCGGATTATTCCCATTCATTTAATAAATGCACTTCTTGAAAACATAATCCATTACAACAACTTCAGATAGTACAGTGCTTTCAAAAACACAGTTATGGTACAGTGTTTTGATATAGCCTGAGAAAGGATATGACGTACATGCCATCTATATTCACATTTCATATATATCAACAGCACTTCCAGCTAAAATTGATGGGCATGAGCATCAACAGATCACGCCACACTGTTTTTGCAAACAGTAAATTCAACAACATTAAATTTTGTTCTGACGAAATCCACCCATGAGAGAAGACTTACCCATGCAAATGGTCAATGTTTTGTAATCGAGCAGCATCATGTCCCCTGCATTCCACCACAACCACCTTCTCTGTCTTCCTCTGTCACATGAGCATAGGTTAACCTCTACCACACAGACTGCAAATTATATAAGAATAAGAGATAACTGAGTTTTTAGGATATCTGTAGGTAACTTCTGATAGATCCAAGATAAGCCGAGATAGTATCATTTTAGAAAGGAAGGTAAGCTAAGATAGGAAGATAATCTGTCGGTAGAATACATGCTTGGTGGAGAAGAACATAACAGATGTCTGACCTTAAAATTAATGATGGATAGCTTTATAAGGCGGTAATCATCTCCTCGGCTACATTCCCTCTCGCATGGTATCGCTTACATgatagaaaagaaaaaggacacGGCAATATAAGCTAAAGATATCTTCTCTTATCTGTAATAAAGACAAAAGAGTAAAGACAAAGATGTCCACAATTGCAAAAGACAATGGACGGCGAATAGAAGCACATAAATTCATCTTTGTACAATCAAGAACATACCATATCAACTATGCATCATTCTTCAGATAGCACAAGATCAAAAATACCGACTCCCTAATGTAACAGGCTATGGCATATTACACAGCACTGGAATACTGTTATGCTAGCAATCTAGCAGAACTCACAATTCAGTTGGAAATAAAGATAAACTTCTAGACAGATAAGCCCTAATAATATATTGCTATCACTTGTGCTGAACAAAGGGGGGTTTTGGTGGCAACACAAACGATTCAAGCCGAGATGCAGTTGGAGCCCAGCCACACAATGCCCGCGTCTAGAAATTAGGGGTCAATAGATAAACAAGTAGTACAAGGGTGAATGAAGAGAGATGTGTACGGGTGCCCTGGAGGCCGTAGCAGGCGGAGTCCGGGAGGCGGATGAAGTGGCCGGAGATGGCGCCAGAGGGCAGCAGCGCGATGGATGCGACGCCCTCCATCTTCTCGCCGGTATCTCCCTCCTCGACCTGCGGCCCGGCATCCTCCGCCTCCGCCGGCGGCGGCTGACGGTCGCCATTCGCCTGCGAGTCCGACAGAGAGCCCATCGTTCACACCGCGCCCAAGAGCCAGTACGCCGACTAGGAGCGAAAGCGGAAAGTAGTGGCTTTTATGCACATAACCCCCGCCAACCGTAATTTTCTTCGGCTCAGATCCCTGAGGCCTTGCGGGGCTAAGGGGTATCGTTCACAATAAGCTTCAGAGAAAGGGTGTATTTGCTAATTTACCATAGCAAACATCGACTTGTGCTACGCGGCTCTCCCAAAATCCCCAAAGCCCTCGTCCCCCGAAGCCAGATTTCTTCTCCAGCCTTCATCGCACGAGAGGCggcatccatggcggcggcgggccCAGCCAAGACGGAGGTGCTGTCCCTCTTCCGCGCCTTCCTCCGCACGGCGAGGCAGTTCTCCGACTACAACATCCGCGAGTACACGCGGCGCCGCGCGGCGGACGCCTTCCGCGAGAACCGCGCCCTCGCCGACGcgccggccgcggcggcggccttCGCGGACGGGAAGCAGCAGCTGGAGGTGGCCAAGAGGCAGGTGCTGGTCTACTCTCTGTACGCGCCCAAGGCCAAGAGCGTTGTGGAGATGAAGATTCAGTGAGCGACACCA is drawn from Triticum dicoccoides isolate Atlit2015 ecotype Zavitan chromosome 4A, WEW_v2.0, whole genome shotgun sequence and contains these coding sequences:
- the LOC119285160 gene encoding uncharacterized protein LOC119285160, which encodes MGSLSDSQANGDRQPPPAEAEDAGPQVEEGDTGEKMEGVASIALLPSGAISGHFIRLPDSACYGLQGTPIPCERECSRGDDYRLIKLSIINFKRKTEKVVVVECRGHDAARLQNIDHLHGWEDDVVGLVQKKHGNKKVLVSFECETLKADKAAEEHISKYMPNLCGLDAVVNTGKMSISGINLDEDDEPSGDS
- the LOC119285161 gene encoding LYR motif-containing protein 4-like; amino-acid sequence: MAAAGPAKTEVLSLFRAFLRTARQFSDYNIREYTRRRAADAFRENRALADAPAAAAAFADGKQQLEVAKRQVLVYSLYAPKAKSVVEMKIQ